The Cohaesibacter gelatinilyticus genome contains a region encoding:
- a CDS encoding sterol desaturase family protein, with protein sequence MQSWFENFRTHRFEDTQIYQWETLIDDWFFVAAITFLGFELIRLLVKQKMSWTTIGDVGVNFLTLTVHVGIILFTGGVYLGTLYWVHLNASWTFLPNNWWTVALVILLADFAYYWEHRAAHRIGLGWATHTVHHSSPYFNISVAYRHGPLDAIFGLPFLMPIALLGFDPALILFAVTIVQLFQTALHTETIDKLPSFIEAIFNTPSHHRVHHGSNRRYIDKNYAGILIIWDRMFGTFVPEEEKVVYGVNPPINSLNPLVVFGHGFAKLARQMWNAKGITAKLSYLIQPPGWQPASAASDKPTKAISEKS encoded by the coding sequence ATGCAATCCTGGTTCGAGAATTTCCGGACACATCGGTTTGAAGATACCCAAATCTACCAATGGGAAACTTTGATAGACGACTGGTTTTTTGTCGCAGCAATCACTTTTCTGGGATTTGAGCTGATCCGGCTTCTGGTCAAACAGAAAATGAGCTGGACCACCATCGGCGATGTCGGTGTCAACTTTCTGACCCTGACTGTTCATGTTGGAATCATACTGTTCACAGGCGGTGTCTATCTCGGAACGCTTTACTGGGTCCATCTGAATGCCAGTTGGACCTTCCTTCCCAACAATTGGTGGACTGTTGCATTGGTTATCCTGCTGGCTGATTTCGCCTATTATTGGGAACATCGCGCCGCTCACAGGATCGGACTAGGTTGGGCAACTCATACCGTTCACCACAGCTCACCCTATTTCAACATCTCAGTTGCCTATCGTCACGGGCCACTGGACGCAATCTTCGGCCTGCCATTCCTGATGCCCATTGCTCTATTGGGTTTTGATCCGGCGCTTATTCTGTTTGCGGTGACAATCGTACAGCTGTTTCAGACTGCTTTACATACCGAAACCATCGACAAGCTTCCCTCTTTCATTGAAGCGATCTTCAATACACCGTCACACCACCGAGTGCATCATGGCTCCAATCGCCGTTATATCGATAAGAATTATGCCGGCATTCTGATCATCTGGGACCGTATGTTCGGCACCTTCGTGCCGGAGGAGGAAAAGGTTGTTTACGGGGTCAATCCGCCCATCAATAGCCTGAATCCGCTCGTGGTATTTGGGCATGGTTTTGCGAAACTGGCTCGCCAAATGTGGAATGCGAAAGGGATAACAGCCAAACTGAGTTATTTGATCCAACCTCCTGGATGGCAACCAGCCTCTGCGGCATCAGACAAACCAACAAAGGCGATATCTGAGAAAAGTTAA
- a CDS encoding TetR/AcrR family transcriptional regulator, translating to MGRPSTKQKRTQEILDAYELCIAKFGVEGTTLEILAKEAGLARALIRHHVGNRDNLLEAFQERFFTRSAEVMKDMVEALPVSKSFRSSDTELPERLDQLVTWLFSPDHSDSMLILVANALISVAPKYANLSKSLAEWVENFENLLEAELTQAFPDCEAQKRSIIATGLLGIYFNADSLSLLSHLRSTFQKDCEASARLLLGQLQDHHGD from the coding sequence ATGGGGCGACCAAGTACCAAACAAAAAAGAACCCAGGAAATTTTGGATGCCTATGAGCTTTGCATCGCGAAATTCGGCGTGGAGGGAACAACGCTCGAAATTCTCGCCAAGGAAGCGGGCTTGGCACGTGCTCTGATCCGTCACCATGTTGGCAATCGAGACAATCTTCTTGAAGCCTTTCAGGAACGGTTCTTTACTCGTTCAGCGGAAGTCATGAAGGATATGGTCGAGGCATTGCCAGTTTCCAAATCATTCAGATCGAGTGATACTGAATTGCCAGAACGCCTTGACCAATTGGTCACTTGGCTTTTTTCTCCCGATCATAGCGACAGCATGTTGATCTTGGTGGCCAACGCTCTCATCTCGGTTGCACCCAAATATGCCAATCTGTCCAAGTCTCTGGCGGAATGGGTCGAGAATTTTGAAAACTTGCTGGAAGCTGAACTGACACAGGCATTCCCGGATTGTGAAGCGCAAAAGCGCTCGATCATTGCAACTGGATTGCTGGGAATCTATTTCAATGCCGACTCTCTTTCGCTGCTTTCGCATCTGCGCAGCACCTTTCAGAAAGATTGTGAGGCATCCGCCAGACTTTTGCTCGGGCAATTGCAAGATCACCATGGGGATTAA
- the lptC gene encoding LPS export ABC transporter periplasmic protein LptC, translated as MQQDPTYSSPARGSGPTRHLRVPPSREDLATRPTIISAEEQERAFRSARRHSMRVKILKWSLPLVVLVGIVGFIAWVLHNQPDPAPVQEALKESNFEQEELTMANPKLNGFSKGRAYEVIAEEAVQQVATPHIINLRQISARVNDEKDQWVTITSLSGLFDQEQETLELTGNVDVRSSLGYDMTTEGAQVDMKRGYMITTSPVTIASGDVRLGAEQLEVIDNGDQLRFKNRVQLRIDASMLNKHKDASKAKPDATLKAEER; from the coding sequence ATGCAGCAAGACCCGACATATTCGTCACCAGCACGAGGCAGTGGCCCGACACGTCATCTGCGCGTCCCGCCTTCCAGGGAGGACCTTGCGACACGTCCGACAATTATATCTGCTGAAGAGCAGGAAAGGGCATTTCGCAGCGCACGCCGTCACTCCATGCGTGTGAAGATTCTGAAATGGTCTTTGCCGCTGGTCGTTCTTGTCGGGATTGTTGGTTTCATTGCGTGGGTCCTGCATAATCAGCCGGATCCCGCGCCGGTTCAGGAAGCGCTGAAGGAAAGTAACTTCGAGCAGGAAGAGCTGACAATGGCAAATCCCAAGCTCAATGGATTTTCCAAGGGTCGTGCTTATGAGGTGATTGCAGAAGAAGCTGTTCAGCAGGTGGCAACGCCTCACATCATCAATCTGCGTCAGATTTCAGCTCGAGTGAATGATGAGAAGGATCAATGGGTGACCATAACCTCGCTCTCTGGTCTGTTCGATCAGGAGCAGGAAACCTTGGAATTGACCGGCAACGTCGACGTGCGATCCTCTCTTGGTTATGACATGACAACCGAAGGGGCACAGGTTGATATGAAGCGTGGCTACATGATTACCACCAGTCCTGTGACAATTGCTTCCGGTGATGTTCGACTGGGGGCAGAGCAATTGGAAGTGATCGATAATGGCGATCAACTGCGTTTCAAGAACCGAGTACAGCTTCGTATTGATGCCAGTATGCTGAATAAGCACAAGGATGCCTCGAAGGCCAAGCCAGATGCCACATTGAAAGCAGAAGAGCGATGA
- the lptB gene encoding LPS export ABC transporter ATP-binding protein → MQDGQGWLTVHDIGKSYKRRTVVTSASLSVQRGEAVGLLGPNGAGKTTVFYMITGLVRPDKGFISLDGYDITKLPMYRRARLGIGYLPQEASIFRGLNVEQNIMAVLQLVEPNRKKRKEQLDELLEEFSITHLRKSPSIALSGGERRRLEIARALASRPSFMLLDEPFAGVDPIAVGDIQQLVRHLTARGIGVLITDHNVRETLSLIDRAFIIHSGNVLTNGSPQEIIDNPDVRRLYLGESFTM, encoded by the coding sequence ATGCAGGATGGTCAGGGTTGGTTGACTGTCCACGATATTGGCAAGAGCTACAAACGCCGCACGGTCGTGACGTCTGCATCGCTATCAGTTCAGCGCGGAGAAGCTGTGGGTCTCCTGGGTCCCAATGGTGCGGGTAAGACCACGGTTTTCTACATGATCACGGGATTGGTGCGTCCGGACAAGGGCTTTATTTCCCTTGATGGCTATGACATCACCAAGTTGCCAATGTATCGCCGTGCCCGCCTGGGTATCGGTTATCTCCCACAGGAAGCTTCCATCTTTCGTGGGCTGAATGTTGAACAGAATATCATGGCTGTCCTGCAGCTTGTCGAGCCAAATCGCAAGAAGCGCAAAGAGCAACTGGATGAGCTGCTGGAAGAATTCTCCATCACTCACTTGCGTAAAAGCCCGTCCATTGCCTTGTCCGGTGGTGAGCGCCGTCGCCTGGAAATTGCCCGTGCGCTGGCTTCTCGTCCTTCTTTCATGCTGCTTGATGAGCCATTCGCCGGCGTTGATCCCATTGCGGTAGGCGATATCCAGCAATTGGTTCGTCATCTCACCGCGCGTGGGATTGGTGTTCTCATCACCGATCACAATGTTCGCGAGACGCTATCTTTGATTGATCGGGCCTTTATCATCCATTCAGGGAATGTTCTGACCAATGGTAGCCCTCAAGAGATCATCGACAATCCAGATGTCCGTCGTCTCTATCTCGGCGAGAGCTTTACCATGTAG
- a CDS encoding ribonuclease D codes for MTIRLHKGDLPNLNHYDGVSAIAIDTETLGLNPLRDRLCVVQLSPGDGSADLIQIEKGQTNAPNLQTLLGNDKITKIFHFARFDLAVLYHTFGVMPSPVFCTKIASKLTRTYTDRHGLKDVCREFLDVDISKQQQSSDWGADMLTDAQKKYAASDVLYLHGLMGIFRARLSREGRKELAQATFDYLPTRSKLDLAGWPDTDIFAHS; via the coding sequence ATGACAATTCGTCTGCACAAAGGGGACCTGCCAAATCTCAATCACTATGATGGTGTCTCTGCCATCGCAATTGATACTGAGACCCTGGGGCTCAATCCCTTGCGTGACAGGCTTTGTGTTGTTCAGCTCTCACCAGGGGATGGCAGTGCCGATCTGATCCAGATTGAAAAGGGTCAGACCAATGCACCCAACCTGCAAACCCTGCTTGGCAATGACAAGATTACCAAGATCTTCCATTTTGCACGCTTTGATCTAGCTGTGCTCTACCATACCTTCGGTGTGATGCCGAGCCCGGTTTTCTGCACCAAGATCGCATCCAAACTGACCCGTACCTATACAGACCGCCATGGCTTGAAGGATGTTTGCAGAGAATTTCTGGATGTTGATATTTCCAAACAGCAGCAAAGCTCTGATTGGGGTGCTGATATGCTGACCGATGCGCAAAAGAAATATGCAGCATCAGATGTCCTGTATCTCCATGGTTTGATGGGCATCTTCAGGGCACGTCTGTCTCGCGAAGGGCGCAAGGAACTGGCGCAGGCTACTTTTGATTATTTGCCGACGCGCTCAAAACTGGATCTGGCGGGTTGGCCGGATACAGACATCTTTGCACATTCCTAA
- a CDS encoding LptA/OstA family protein, with protein MIEALSHICKPLKLPSAWAHHASMVFVVVILCSGLLTPSLAQAQGMADVASGLRTDPDAPIEVEADQLDIYDKKKVAIFTGNVIAKQGETQLNTSTLTIHYSGGGAGTAQSITRLEANGGVIVSQKDQKATGNRAFVDMTKEQITLSGNVVLTQGKNVLRGKELFIDMRTGAARLASAAPANAAGQKKGRVQGLFTPNRRPK; from the coding sequence ATGATCGAAGCTTTATCCCATATTTGCAAGCCTTTGAAACTGCCATCTGCCTGGGCTCATCATGCATCAATGGTGTTTGTTGTTGTCATTCTATGTAGCGGGCTCCTCACTCCCAGTCTTGCACAGGCGCAAGGTATGGCGGACGTCGCTTCGGGTCTTAGAACGGATCCGGATGCCCCGATTGAGGTGGAAGCAGATCAGCTTGATATTTACGACAAGAAAAAGGTTGCAATCTTTACGGGGAACGTGATTGCCAAGCAGGGGGAAACGCAACTCAATACCTCAACCCTGACCATCCACTATTCCGGGGGTGGGGCCGGAACGGCGCAGTCCATTACGCGTCTTGAAGCGAATGGCGGGGTAATCGTCTCTCAAAAAGATCAGAAGGCGACTGGCAATCGTGCCTTTGTCGATATGACCAAGGAGCAGATCACGCTGTCGGGAAATGTGGTGCTGACCCAGGGAAAGAACGTACTGCGTGGGAAAGAGCTGTTCATTGATATGCGCACTGGCGCTGCGAGACTTGCTTCAGCAGCACCGGCTAATGCTGCAGGTCAGAAAAAAGGCCGGGTACAGGGCTTGTTCACTCCCAATAGACGTCCCAAATAG